Proteins from one Candidatus Dormiibacterota bacterium genomic window:
- a CDS encoding protein kinase, with translation MSSPGRAGQRTGESPISTPAEYSKRAKQAARAENYDQAGDFYRLAGDWKRANDMYLEGGHYDLAARLAEEMGDLPNAALYYLKSGDLAASGEVELKQDNREKAAWLFNKAGQYARAAELLEGLDQFAAAADNYRKGGFRDKAAILYVKAGKEALAASIFEELIEELSRQEPGGFRSEAERSMLLKYHRYCGELHSKLERPDKAASHFELALMYDQAAEAWRRAGHAEKAADILLRLQRPEDAFKILQESGRDISTLGPVVQAGILARQGKHREAAEILEKAGSLFKAAEMWKEAGEPLRAAVLYEKEGESDQAADLYVRAGKHDEAARIYESGRDFKNAAELYRKAGLTEEAARVYMKAGDPVAAARLYYDKKNYDACIKALQKVSQDDRDFRKASFLLGRIFAEQGLHTLAADKFAAAIGEEDVNDDTVIIYYSLALAHESNLRPREALGVYQKILSYDYSYKDALQRMKALEETPLVRLSARGAPRKTETESGWAEPNRYRVEQSLGSGKLGEVFRGVDTALGRRVAVRRINEGPNEAGKADRFLKEAAQAAQLSHPNIVSIYDTGADENGRFIVSALAEGKTLRALLNEKVRFEANRVVEMGRQILQALEHAHGRGVLHRNLRPENIFVTADDKVSIADFGLGVRLTDLSTQELSTGRLIQYTPPEMLLKDRVDARSDLYSFGIILYEMAVGHPPFEGNDVGHQQAHGPVPLPGPGERALPEFLKAVILRLLEKDKGKRYPDAAAVLRELQLKEVVPGITVGGRYEVLAEIGRGGMGTIFRARDTELDETVALKFLAGEIGADLASRFVQEIKTARKVNHPNVVRVFTLEKWQDHRFIVMEYIDGMALPRWMARTPLPVRADRVRLALQLASALDAAHAIGIVHRDIKPENILVTGSGDGKILDFGIARPENPGHTLTATGAVVGSPMYMSPEQIQAMGVDRRTDIYSLGAVLYYLFTGVEPFKGKDIQEILMKHLGAPPRAPQTIDPTLPRPLSDAIMRALTPDRERRFQKASDLGAALSLAIESAA, from the coding sequence GTGTCGTCTCCGGGGCGGGCGGGCCAGCGAACGGGGGAGTCGCCGATTTCGACACCCGCTGAATACTCCAAACGGGCCAAGCAGGCTGCGCGGGCCGAGAACTACGACCAGGCGGGGGACTTCTACCGTCTGGCGGGGGACTGGAAGCGCGCCAACGACATGTACCTCGAGGGCGGGCACTACGACCTGGCGGCCCGGCTCGCCGAGGAGATGGGGGACCTTCCGAACGCGGCGCTCTACTACCTGAAATCCGGCGACCTGGCCGCCTCGGGCGAGGTCGAGCTGAAGCAGGACAACCGCGAGAAGGCGGCCTGGTTGTTCAACAAGGCCGGCCAGTACGCGCGCGCGGCCGAGCTGCTGGAAGGCCTCGACCAGTTCGCCGCGGCCGCCGACAACTATCGCAAGGGGGGGTTCCGCGACAAGGCGGCCATTCTCTACGTGAAGGCCGGCAAGGAGGCGCTGGCCGCATCGATCTTCGAGGAGCTGATCGAGGAGTTGAGCCGGCAGGAACCGGGCGGGTTCCGCTCCGAGGCGGAGCGGTCGATGCTCCTGAAATACCACCGCTACTGCGGCGAGCTGCACTCGAAGCTGGAGAGACCGGACAAGGCGGCGTCTCATTTCGAGCTGGCCCTCATGTACGACCAGGCGGCCGAAGCGTGGCGGCGGGCCGGGCACGCCGAGAAGGCGGCCGACATCCTGCTGCGCCTGCAGCGGCCCGAGGACGCCTTCAAGATCCTGCAGGAGTCGGGCCGGGACATCTCGACGCTGGGGCCGGTGGTGCAGGCGGGGATCCTCGCGCGCCAGGGGAAGCACCGCGAAGCCGCGGAGATTCTCGAGAAGGCGGGCAGCCTCTTCAAGGCGGCCGAGATGTGGAAGGAAGCGGGCGAGCCGCTGCGCGCCGCGGTCCTGTATGAAAAGGAAGGGGAGTCCGACCAGGCGGCCGACCTCTACGTGCGCGCGGGCAAGCACGACGAGGCGGCGCGCATCTACGAGTCGGGCCGCGACTTCAAGAACGCCGCCGAGCTGTACCGCAAGGCCGGCCTGACGGAGGAGGCGGCGCGCGTCTACATGAAGGCCGGGGACCCGGTCGCCGCGGCGCGTCTGTACTACGACAAGAAGAACTACGACGCCTGCATCAAAGCCCTGCAGAAGGTCTCGCAGGACGACCGCGATTTCCGCAAGGCGTCGTTCCTCCTGGGGCGCATCTTCGCCGAGCAGGGGCTGCACACGCTGGCGGCCGACAAGTTCGCCGCCGCCATCGGCGAGGAGGACGTCAACGACGACACCGTCATCATCTATTATTCCCTCGCCCTGGCGCACGAATCGAATCTGAGGCCACGCGAGGCGCTGGGGGTCTACCAGAAGATCCTCTCGTACGATTACTCCTACAAGGACGCCCTGCAGCGGATGAAGGCCCTGGAGGAGACGCCGCTCGTCCGTCTGAGCGCCCGCGGCGCTCCCCGCAAGACCGAGACCGAGAGCGGCTGGGCCGAGCCGAACCGCTACCGCGTCGAGCAGTCGCTCGGATCCGGCAAGCTGGGCGAGGTGTTCAGGGGCGTCGACACGGCGCTGGGGCGCAGGGTCGCCGTCCGCCGCATCAACGAAGGACCGAACGAAGCGGGCAAGGCCGACCGCTTCCTGAAGGAGGCGGCGCAGGCCGCGCAGCTCAGCCACCCGAACATCGTGTCGATCTACGACACCGGGGCAGACGAGAACGGCCGGTTCATCGTCTCCGCGCTGGCCGAGGGGAAGACGCTGCGGGCGCTCCTCAACGAGAAGGTCCGCTTCGAGGCGAACCGTGTGGTCGAGATGGGGCGGCAGATCCTGCAGGCCCTCGAACACGCGCACGGCCGCGGCGTCCTGCACAGGAATCTGCGCCCCGAGAACATCTTCGTGACCGCCGACGACAAGGTCAGCATCGCCGACTTCGGACTGGGGGTCCGCCTGACGGACCTGTCGACGCAGGAGCTCTCGACCGGCCGCCTGATCCAGTACACGCCGCCCGAGATGCTGCTGAAGGACCGCGTGGACGCGCGGTCCGACCTCTATTCGTTCGGCATCATCCTCTACGAGATGGCCGTCGGCCATCCCCCGTTCGAGGGGAACGACGTCGGCCACCAGCAGGCGCACGGGCCCGTGCCCCTTCCCGGCCCGGGCGAGCGGGCGCTGCCCGAATTCCTCAAGGCGGTCATTCTGCGGCTGCTCGAGAAGGACAAGGGGAAGCGGTATCCGGATGCCGCCGCGGTCCTGCGCGAGCTGCAGCTCAAGGAGGTCGTGCCCGGGATCACCGTGGGCGGGCGCTACGAGGTCCTGGCGGAAATCGGACGGGGCGGAATGGGGACGATCTTCCGCGCGCGCGACACCGAGCTCGACGAGACGGTCGCCCTCAAGTTCCTCGCCGGCGAGATCGGCGCGGATCTCGCCTCCCGCTTCGTGCAGGAGATCAAGACGGCGCGCAAGGTCAACCACCCGAATGTGGTGCGCGTCTTCACGCTGGAGAAGTGGCAGGACCACCGCTTCATCGTGATGGAATACATCGACGGCATGGCCCTGCCGCGCTGGATGGCCCGCACGCCTCTGCCGGTGCGCGCCGACCGTGTGCGCCTCGCCCTGCAGCTCGCCTCCGCCCTCGACGCGGCGCACGCGATCGGCATCGTGCACCGCGACATCAAGCCCGAGAACATCCTGGTGACCGGCTCCGGCGACGGCAAGATCCTCGATTTCGGCATCGCCCGTCCCGAGAATCCGGGGCATACGCTGACCGCGACCGGCGCCGTGGTGGGTTCGCCCATGTACATGTCTCCGGAGCAGATCCAGGCCATGGGGGTGGACCGGCGCACCGACATCTATTCGCTCGGAGCGGTGCTCTATTACCTGTTCACCGGCGTCGAGCCGTTCAAGGGGAAGGATATCCAGGAGATCCTGATGAAGCATCTGGGCGCCCCCCCGCGCGCCCCCCAGACGATCGATCCCACACTGCCGCGTCCTCTCTCCGACGCCATCATGCGCGCCCTGACCCCCGACCGCGAGAGGCGGTTCCAGAAGGCCTCCGACCTGGGCGCGGCGCTGTCGCTCGCGATCGAATCGGCCGCGTAG
- a CDS encoding DUF4410 domain-containing protein yields the protein MSHLRPAILAILLAVFFGVCLATSPVSAGDEGQKRLDDGLLDPSWFGPGIVFRQAEDIDFLWVKPGFSIKGRKIRIDKWADPVFLGKERRPKDSAKAAELTELMPTRMRGALGAALAGYAEVSRDDGDIVMTGRFVDCNTGSKAKKFLIGMGAGHADATWDIKIVDKTSGEVLVAIHHRCVSGTTMSEIDDKIAKWLEKFGKALHDDLAASNAPANS from the coding sequence ATGTCCCATCTACGTCCCGCGATTCTTGCGATCCTGCTGGCGGTGTTCTTCGGTGTTTGTCTGGCCACGAGCCCGGTATCGGCCGGGGACGAGGGTCAGAAGCGTCTGGATGATGGTCTCCTCGATCCCTCCTGGTTCGGCCCGGGCATCGTGTTCCGGCAGGCCGAGGATATCGATTTCCTCTGGGTGAAGCCGGGATTCAGCATCAAGGGAAGGAAGATCCGCATCGACAAGTGGGCCGACCCCGTGTTTCTTGGCAAGGAGCGCCGGCCCAAGGACTCGGCCAAGGCCGCCGAGCTCACGGAACTCATGCCGACACGGATGCGGGGAGCGCTGGGCGCCGCGCTGGCCGGTTATGCGGAGGTCTCCCGGGATGACGGAGACATCGTGATGACCGGCCGGTTCGTGGACTGCAATACGGGAAGCAAGGCCAAGAAGTTCCTGATCGGAATGGGCGCCGGCCACGCCGACGCGACATGGGACATCAAGATCGTGGACAAGACGAGCGGCGAGGTCCTGGTCGCCATCCATCATCGCTGCGTCAGCGGCACGACGATGTCGGAAATCGACGACAAGATCGCCAAGTGGCTGGAGAAGTTCGGCAAGGCGCTGCACGACGATCTCGCGGCGTCGAACGCGCCCGCAAATTCCTAG